The Faecalibacter sp. LW9 genome has a segment encoding these proteins:
- a CDS encoding peroxiredoxin translates to MKLGEHIPSFNLLDHKGNYFNSDEFLYKKYFVLFFYPMDFTPMCTKEVCHFRDIKADFDQLDAVLVGINGQSSLSHEKFARKHQLNYPLLSDRNAELTKRLGIKKTFGLITPRETFVFNKKGLLIEHIQSNKADVHIERAIKAIKKDQEN, encoded by the coding sequence ATGAAATTAGGAGAACATATCCCATCGTTTAATTTATTAGATCATAAAGGAAATTATTTTAATTCGGATGAATTTCTGTACAAAAAATATTTTGTCCTGTTCTTTTATCCGATGGATTTTACACCAATGTGTACTAAAGAAGTTTGTCATTTTAGGGACATTAAAGCAGATTTTGATCAATTGGACGCTGTATTAGTTGGAATCAATGGTCAATCATCTTTATCGCATGAAAAATTTGCAAGAAAACACCAATTGAATTATCCTCTGTTATCTGATCGAAATGCAGAACTCACAAAACGATTAGGCATCAAAAAAACTTTTGGATTAATAACACCTCGCGAAACCTTTGTGTTTAATAAAAAAGGCCTATTAATTGAACATATTCAATCGAATAAAGCTGATGTACACATCGAACGCGCGATTAAAGCTATAAAAAAAGACCAAGAAAACTAA
- a CDS encoding YiiX/YebB-like N1pC/P60 family cysteine hydrolase translates to MKKIFNSLPLIVTHLFLFFLTSCTIQKTSSPPHLISPSVLKNGDLIFVGALDEGLSGAIKRATILEGSYNYDHVGIVERTTNGIYVLHAAPKGGSQREELNQFYTLRKTEQNSIIVYRLKKNYTFAIPHAITQASTMLGKPYNWTYILNENEYYCSDFVERAFRKDQIFEHIPMNFKNKSSGEIDTYWIEFYTNLNQSVPQGYPGTNPNQLSQSSKLEMVGSLELYLTK, encoded by the coding sequence ATGAAAAAAATATTTAATTCTTTACCGCTTATCGTTACTCATTTGTTTCTTTTTTTCCTTACAAGTTGTACAATACAAAAAACTTCTTCTCCTCCCCATCTTATTAGTCCTTCAGTTCTAAAAAATGGAGATCTTATTTTTGTTGGGGCGTTAGATGAAGGGCTTTCGGGTGCGATCAAACGAGCAACGATTTTGGAGGGTAGTTATAATTATGATCATGTAGGAATCGTTGAACGCACCACCAATGGAATTTATGTATTACACGCTGCACCAAAAGGTGGATCACAAAGAGAAGAATTAAACCAATTTTATACTCTTCGAAAAACCGAACAAAATTCGATTATCGTTTATCGATTAAAGAAAAATTATACTTTCGCTATACCTCATGCCATTACTCAAGCGAGCACGATGCTTGGTAAACCCTACAATTGGACTTATATTTTAAATGAAAATGAATATTATTGTTCTGATTTTGTTGAGCGAGCGTTTCGAAAAGATCAAATCTTTGAACACATTCCAATGAATTTTAAAAATAAGTCCAGTGGTGAAATCGATACATATTGGATTGAGTTTTATACCAATTTGAATCAATCTGTTCCACAAGGTTATCCAGGAACCAATCCCAATCAGTTATCTCAATCCTCTAAATTAGAAATGGTCGGAAGTCTCGAACTATATCTTACAAAATAG
- the gcvT gene encoding glycine cleavage system aminomethyltransferase GcvT, protein MKITALNQKHKDLGAKMVPFAGYEMPVQYAGVNQEHFVVREKVGVFDVSHMGQFFVKGEKATDFLQYILTNDVTKVAVGQAQYNAMPNEKGGIVDDLIIYKMEEDEFMVVVNASNIDKDWEWFNKHNTFGVELSNKSGDMSLLAIQGPKAIEAMQSLTDVNLADIPFYHFAVGTFAGFENVIISATGYTGSGGFEIYFTNEQANEMWDKVIEAGKDFGIEPCGLAARDTLRLEKGYCLYGNDINDETTPLEAGLGWVTKLDTGFISSEILKAQKEAGVEKKLVGFKMIERGIPRHDYKVVDDAANTIGIVTSGTQSPMLKQGIGLAYVHVDFAKVGTTIRIQIRDKNILAEVVKTPFV, encoded by the coding sequence ATGAAAATTACCGCATTAAACCAAAAGCACAAAGATTTAGGTGCGAAGATGGTTCCTTTTGCTGGATACGAAATGCCAGTACAATACGCAGGTGTTAATCAAGAGCATTTTGTAGTTCGCGAAAAAGTTGGTGTATTCGACGTGTCTCATATGGGACAATTTTTTGTGAAAGGTGAGAAAGCTACAGACTTTTTACAATATATCTTAACGAATGATGTAACGAAAGTTGCAGTTGGACAAGCGCAATACAATGCCATGCCAAATGAAAAAGGTGGAATTGTGGATGATTTGATCATCTACAAAATGGAAGAAGATGAGTTTATGGTAGTAGTGAATGCTTCTAATATTGATAAAGATTGGGAATGGTTTAACAAGCATAATACTTTTGGTGTAGAACTATCTAATAAATCAGGTGATATGTCTTTATTAGCCATCCAAGGTCCTAAAGCAATTGAAGCTATGCAATCTTTGACTGATGTTAATCTAGCTGATATTCCTTTCTATCATTTCGCAGTAGGTACATTTGCAGGATTTGAAAATGTAATAATTTCAGCAACAGGGTATACAGGTTCAGGAGGATTTGAAATCTACTTTACCAATGAACAAGCCAACGAAATGTGGGACAAAGTAATTGAAGCAGGTAAAGATTTTGGAATCGAACCTTGTGGTTTAGCTGCTCGTGATACCTTACGTTTAGAGAAAGGATACTGTTTATATGGAAATGACATTAATGATGAGACTACACCATTAGAAGCAGGATTAGGTTGGGTTACCAAATTAGATACAGGATTCATTTCTTCTGAAATCTTAAAAGCACAAAAAGAAGCGGGAGTAGAGAAGAAATTAGTTGGGTTTAAAATGATCGAGCGTGGAATTCCTCGTCATGATTATAAAGTTGTAGACGATGCAGCGAACACGATTGGAATAGTTACTTCTGGAACACAATCACCAATGTTAAAGCAAGGAATTGGTTTAGCGTATGTACATGTTGATTTTGCAAAAGTCGGAACAACAATTCGAATCCAAATTCGTGATAAAAATATATTAGCAGAGGTGGTGAAAACACCATTTGTTTAA
- the uvrC gene encoding excinuclease ABC subunit UvrC, whose translation MNENVKLKLASLPETPGVYQYYNKNGDLLYVGKAKNLKRRVNSYFNKTHDSKRLRVLVSNIDNIETINVNSEYDALLLENNLIKEHQPRYNILLKDDKTYPWICIKNERFPRLFSTRNVIKDGSEYYGPYSSVKMMKILLGLIKELYQIRTCSYDLSEKNIENDKYKVCLEYHIGNCQGPCEGFQSEEDYNAQINGIRSIIKGEFSEAKNYLNDKMLHYASQLEFEKAQMIKDKLDTLHKYQARTTIVSPTITNVDVFSITSDAEYAYINFMKIHHGAIVQSHTEEWKKKLEESDEDLLQRAIVDFSERFNLNSKEIYVPFEISLEIPNRKITVPKIGDKKHIIDLSIKNTKIYRLEQLKQTKIVDPDRHTNRIMNQMKNDLRLPVEPRHIEGFDNSNIQGTNPVSACVVFKDGKPSKKDYRIFNVQTVEEPNDFATMEEVIYRRYSRVLAEGEPLPQLILIDGGKGQLSSALKSIDRLGLRGKISIIGIAKRLEEIYYPDDPYPLYLDKTSETLKVLQHVRDESHRFGITRHRNRRSKNAFKSELDDIPGIGPQTIKELLTIFKSVQKIKSASLEELTNVVGKSRAEKIKVYFSNENNANIG comes from the coding sequence ATGAACGAGAATGTTAAATTAAAATTAGCCTCATTACCTGAAACGCCTGGCGTTTATCAATATTATAATAAAAATGGGGATTTGTTATACGTCGGAAAAGCGAAGAACTTAAAACGACGTGTCAATTCCTATTTCAATAAAACACATGATTCAAAACGACTTCGTGTGTTGGTTTCTAACATTGATAACATCGAAACCATCAATGTGAACAGTGAATATGACGCCCTTTTATTGGAAAATAATCTGATCAAAGAACATCAACCCCGATACAATATTCTTTTAAAAGATGACAAAACTTATCCGTGGATTTGCATTAAAAATGAACGATTTCCACGTCTATTTTCTACCCGAAATGTCATCAAAGATGGATCCGAATACTATGGTCCCTATTCGAGCGTCAAAATGATGAAGATACTTTTGGGCTTAATTAAAGAATTGTATCAAATTCGTACATGTTCCTATGATTTAAGTGAAAAAAATATTGAAAATGACAAATATAAAGTTTGTCTAGAGTATCATATCGGAAATTGTCAAGGACCATGCGAAGGCTTTCAGTCAGAAGAAGATTATAATGCGCAAATCAATGGTATTCGAAGCATTATAAAAGGAGAATTTTCTGAAGCTAAAAATTATTTAAATGATAAGATGCTTCATTACGCCTCTCAATTGGAGTTTGAGAAAGCCCAAATGATTAAAGACAAACTAGATACTTTACACAAGTATCAAGCACGAACAACGATTGTTTCACCAACAATTACTAATGTTGATGTCTTTTCTATCACTTCTGACGCGGAATATGCGTATATCAATTTCATGAAAATTCATCATGGAGCAATTGTTCAATCGCATACCGAAGAATGGAAGAAAAAATTAGAAGAAAGTGATGAAGACTTATTGCAAAGAGCCATTGTTGATTTTTCAGAACGTTTTAATTTAAACTCGAAAGAAATTTATGTGCCTTTTGAAATCAGTTTAGAGATACCGAATCGCAAAATTACCGTGCCTAAAATTGGAGATAAAAAACATATTATTGATTTATCGATTAAAAACACGAAGATTTATCGATTAGAACAATTGAAGCAAACCAAAATTGTAGATCCTGATCGCCATACCAATCGCATCATGAATCAGATGAAAAATGATTTACGCTTACCGGTAGAACCACGTCATATTGAAGGATTCGACAATTCCAATATTCAAGGAACCAATCCTGTATCGGCTTGTGTAGTTTTTAAGGATGGTAAACCGAGTAAAAAAGATTATCGCATTTTTAACGTACAAACGGTAGAAGAGCCCAATGACTTCGCTACGATGGAAGAAGTTATCTATCGACGTTATTCTCGTGTTTTGGCTGAAGGAGAACCATTACCACAACTGATTTTGATTGATGGTGGTAAAGGTCAGTTAAGCTCAGCATTAAAATCGATTGATCGTTTAGGATTACGTGGTAAAATTTCGATTATTGGTATTGCGAAACGTCTGGAGGAAATTTATTATCCCGATGACCCCTATCCTTTGTATTTGGACAAAACTTCAGAAACTTTGAAAGTATTACAACATGTCCGTGATGAATCTCACCGTTTTGGGATCACACGACATCGCAATAGAAGAAGTAAAAATGCGTTTAAATCTGAATTGGATGATATACCCGGTATAGGACCTCAAACAATTAAAGAATTATTAACAATTTTTAAGTCGGTACAAAAAATTAAATCTGCATCTTTGGAAGAACTAACGAATGTTGTGGGGAAATCCAGAGCAGAAAAAATAAAAGTGTATTTTTCTAATGAAAACAATGCCAATATTGGATAG